In Arthrobacter woluwensis, a single genomic region encodes these proteins:
- a CDS encoding DNA polymerase III subunit gamma and tau, with protein sequence MTQASALYRRYRPDTFADVIGQEHVTVPLMTALKKNRVNHAYLFSGPRGCGKTTSARILARCLNCEQGPTDTPCGVCPSCVELARGGAGSLDVIEIDAASHGGVDDARDLRERATFAPARDRYKIFIIDEAHMVTSAGFNALLKIVEEPPEHIKFIFATTEPDKVIGTIRSRTHHYPFRLVPPEPLLAYLEQLCEQENVPVAPGVLSLVIRAGGGSVRDSLSVLDQLMAGAGPQGLDYELAVSLLGYTHASLLDDVVDAVAAHDSATVFRAVDRVLQTGHDPRRFVEDLLERFRDLIIVQAMPDSAATILRGMPQDQIARMRQQALTLGPAELSRSADVTNAALSEMTGATSPRLHLELLCARLMLPAADSTERGAAARLDALERRLALGGAPAQTQAPAPAQVPAPAAQPAAPAPASAPVTTRTDDAGAAPQRTAPAPATAPVVEPARAAETTNAPDLPVQQASTPPARERPAEAAPEPAPAASPTAEPAPRPHEAAAPSSAGMHAASAQTPPPAAQQQPAPQSAGDVEALRRAWPQILDRLGKIKRSTWALVAPNATVARLDGDAVILSFSTNGLAGAFGRGDHKTHLQTAVKDVLGLDCRVEAVAGDAAAPPPSFQTARPSAAEEPAAPAPAVAPASVEEPPGWGDSPKAPASQENIPPASGPGRTAPQREVPSGDFHPLDQPRDEDEPPLDEEPPYDDGPSDRGWPSAPAAPAAPARSTSRPTTPSVPATVAPESVTPESDPAASPGSSAALQDDPWSRAREVSPGRWTVGTESNVSTGNGGSAASAAIPGQGFQDPEFEDEDLSDEDLSGSGPAPAPAAEGAPAGDPWGLPAEPANAPERADTAGQATTAPAAVAPAPRPVSRPVEASTPGPSGPGPEQDSRDGSQSLYQRLSNSPQAQRAREEARRAAPAQAQNPDGSVAGYAVDEISADDETIEESSTFGRAAVERLLDGTLIEETTLDGTPIIRR encoded by the coding sequence GTGACCCAAGCCAGCGCTCTCTACCGCAGATACCGCCCCGACACCTTCGCGGACGTGATCGGTCAGGAGCATGTCACGGTCCCCCTGATGACGGCCCTGAAGAAGAACCGTGTCAATCACGCCTACCTCTTCTCCGGCCCCCGCGGCTGCGGAAAGACCACCTCGGCTCGCATCCTCGCCCGCTGCCTGAACTGCGAGCAAGGACCCACCGACACCCCGTGCGGCGTGTGCCCCAGCTGCGTGGAACTCGCCCGCGGCGGCGCCGGTTCGCTGGACGTCATCGAGATCGACGCGGCCAGCCACGGCGGCGTCGACGACGCGCGTGATCTGCGCGAACGCGCCACCTTCGCCCCGGCCCGCGACCGCTACAAGATCTTCATCATCGATGAAGCCCACATGGTCACGTCGGCAGGCTTCAACGCCCTGCTGAAGATCGTGGAGGAGCCGCCGGAGCACATCAAGTTCATCTTCGCCACGACGGAGCCGGACAAGGTGATCGGCACCATCCGCTCGCGGACCCACCACTACCCCTTCCGTCTGGTCCCTCCGGAGCCGCTGCTGGCCTACCTGGAGCAGCTCTGCGAGCAGGAGAACGTCCCCGTGGCCCCGGGCGTCCTGTCGCTCGTCATCCGCGCGGGCGGCGGGTCCGTGCGTGACTCCCTCTCCGTGCTGGACCAGCTCATGGCCGGCGCCGGCCCACAGGGTCTCGACTACGAACTGGCCGTCTCCCTCCTGGGCTACACCCACGCCTCACTCCTGGACGACGTGGTGGACGCGGTCGCCGCCCATGACTCCGCCACCGTGTTCCGCGCCGTGGACCGCGTGCTGCAGACCGGCCACGATCCGCGCCGTTTCGTCGAGGATCTCCTGGAGCGTTTCCGGGACCTGATCATCGTGCAAGCCATGCCGGACAGCGCCGCCACCATCCTGCGCGGCATGCCCCAGGACCAGATCGCCCGGATGCGCCAGCAGGCGCTCACGCTCGGCCCCGCCGAGCTGTCACGGTCGGCGGACGTCACGAACGCCGCGCTCTCCGAGATGACCGGCGCCACCTCGCCGCGCCTGCACCTCGAACTGCTCTGCGCCCGCCTGATGCTCCCGGCGGCGGACAGCACCGAACGCGGTGCCGCCGCGCGCCTGGACGCGCTGGAACGCCGTCTCGCCCTGGGCGGGGCTCCGGCCCAGACACAGGCCCCCGCACCGGCACAGGTTCCCGCCCCGGCCGCGCAGCCTGCCGCGCCCGCGCCGGCGAGCGCGCCTGTCACCACCCGGACCGACGACGCCGGAGCCGCCCCCCAGCGGACCGCCCCCGCCCCGGCCACTGCTCCTGTGGTCGAGCCGGCGCGTGCCGCGGAGACCACGAATGCCCCGGACCTCCCGGTTCAGCAGGCGTCCACACCGCCGGCCCGCGAACGGCCGGCCGAGGCCGCTCCCGAGCCCGCCCCGGCTGCGTCCCCCACCGCGGAACCGGCGCCCCGCCCGCATGAGGCTGCCGCGCCGTCGTCGGCCGGGATGCACGCCGCATCCGCTCAGACCCCTCCCCCGGCGGCTCAGCAGCAGCCCGCGCCCCAGAGCGCGGGCGACGTCGAGGCGCTGCGCCGGGCATGGCCGCAGATCCTGGACCGGCTGGGCAAGATCAAGCGCAGCACCTGGGCGCTCGTGGCCCCCAACGCCACGGTGGCTCGCCTCGACGGGGACGCCGTGATCCTGTCGTTCTCCACGAACGGCCTCGCCGGGGCCTTCGGTCGCGGTGACCACAAGACGCACCTCCAGACGGCGGTGAAGGACGTTCTGGGCCTCGACTGCCGCGTCGAAGCCGTCGCCGGAGACGCGGCGGCGCCACCGCCGTCGTTCCAGACCGCCCGGCCGAGCGCCGCGGAGGAACCGGCGGCGCCGGCCCCCGCAGTCGCCCCCGCCTCCGTGGAGGAACCTCCAGGCTGGGGCGACAGCCCAAAAGCACCGGCTAGCCAGGAGAACATCCCCCCGGCTAGCGGCCCCGGCAGGACAGCGCCTCAGCGGGAGGTTCCCTCCGGGGACTTCCACCCGCTGGATCAGCCGCGCGACGAGGACGAGCCGCCGCTGGATGAGGAACCGCCGTACGACGACGGTCCCTCCGATCGGGGCTGGCCCTCGGCTCCCGCTGCTCCGGCGGCGCCGGCGCGCTCCACGTCTCGGCCCACGACCCCGTCCGTGCCCGCTACGGTCGCGCCCGAGTCGGTCACGCCCGAGTCCGATCCGGCAGCATCCCCCGGTTCATCCGCCGCACTCCAGGACGACCCCTGGTCACGCGCCCGTGAGGTCTCCCCCGGCCGGTGGACGGTCGGGACCGAGAGCAATGTGAGCACCGGGAACGGCGGTTCCGCCGCATCCGCGGCCATCCCCGGACAGGGGTTCCAGGACCCCGAGTTCGAGGATGAGGACCTCTCCGACGAGGACCTGTCCGGCTCCGGTCCGGCTCCGGCGCCGGCAGCCGAGGGGGCTCCGGCCGGTGACCCCTGGGGACTGCCCGCCGAACCGGCGAACGCCCCTGAGCGAGCGGACACCGCCGGCCAGGCAACCACGGCACCGGCCGCCGTCGCACCGGCGCCTCGGCCCGTCTCGCGGCCTGTGGAAGCATCCACACCCGGACCCTCCGGCCCCGGACCGGAACAGGATTCACGCGACGGCAGCCAGAGTCTCTACCAGCGGCTCTCCAACAGCCCTCAGGCGCAGCGGGCCCGCGAGGAGGCCCGACGGGCCGCCCCCGCGCAGGCGCAGAACCCGGACGGCAGCGTGGCGGGCTACGCGGTGGACGAGATCAGCGCCGATGATGAGACCATCGAAGAATCAAGCACGTTCGGTCGCGCGGCCGTGGAACGTCTGCTGGACGGGACCCTCATCGAGGAGACCACCCTGGACGGCACCCCGATCATCCGCCGCTGA
- a CDS encoding aspartate kinase produces the protein MSLPTSELPAAELTTEPGAATPATGKTKQLIVQKFGGSSVADADGIKRVAARVAAARNAGNDVVVVVSAMGDTTDELLDLAAQVTDGAPAREMDMLLSAGERISMALLSMAINKQGAVAQSFTGSQAGMLTDAIHGKARIIDVDPHRVRTALDKGHIAIVAGFQGMSQDTKEVTTLGRGGSDTTAVALAAALDADVCEIYTDVDGVFTADPRVVGSAQKIATISSEEMLELAASGAKILHLRCVEYARRFGVPLHVRSSFSQHEGTWVLPSPDDKITIKEGVALEQPIISGVAHDRSEAKVTVVGVPDIPGKAAAIFQVIAKAHSNIDMIVQNVSTKGTGHTDISFTLPIVEGADALEALRAAQPEIGFESIDYNAEIGKLSLIGAGMRSHPGVSATFFKALSDAGINIDMISTSEIRISVVTRADLLDDAVRAIHKAFELDGDATATVYGGTGR, from the coding sequence ATGAGTCTGCCCACCAGTGAGCTGCCCGCAGCGGAACTGACCACCGAGCCCGGGGCCGCCACGCCCGCCACCGGCAAAACCAAGCAGCTCATCGTCCAGAAGTTCGGTGGTTCCTCCGTCGCCGACGCCGACGGCATCAAGCGCGTGGCCGCCCGCGTCGCGGCAGCCCGGAACGCGGGCAACGACGTCGTCGTGGTGGTCTCCGCCATGGGTGACACCACCGATGAACTGCTGGACCTCGCTGCGCAGGTCACGGACGGCGCCCCGGCCCGCGAGATGGACATGCTCCTCTCGGCTGGCGAGCGCATCTCCATGGCCTTGCTCTCCATGGCCATCAACAAGCAGGGTGCGGTGGCGCAGTCCTTCACGGGCTCGCAGGCCGGCATGCTGACGGATGCGATCCACGGCAAGGCCCGCATCATCGACGTCGACCCGCACCGCGTCCGCACCGCCCTGGACAAGGGTCACATCGCGATCGTCGCCGGGTTCCAGGGCATGAGCCAGGACACCAAGGAAGTCACGACGCTCGGCCGCGGCGGCTCGGACACCACGGCCGTCGCCCTCGCCGCCGCACTGGACGCCGACGTCTGCGAGATCTACACGGACGTGGACGGCGTCTTCACCGCCGACCCGCGCGTGGTCGGCTCCGCCCAGAAGATCGCCACGATCTCGAGCGAGGAAATGCTGGAGCTCGCCGCGTCCGGCGCGAAGATCCTGCACCTGCGCTGCGTCGAGTACGCCCGGCGCTTCGGCGTGCCGCTGCACGTCCGCTCATCCTTCAGCCAGCACGAGGGCACCTGGGTCCTGCCCAGCCCCGATGACAAGATCACCATCAAAGAGGGAGTTGCCTTGGAGCAGCCAATCATCTCCGGCGTCGCACACGACCGTTCCGAAGCCAAGGTCACCGTGGTGGGCGTGCCGGACATCCCCGGCAAGGCCGCCGCGATCTTCCAGGTCATCGCCAAGGCGCACTCGAACATCGACATGATCGTGCAGAACGTGTCCACCAAGGGCACGGGTCACACGGACATCTCCTTCACCCTCCCGATCGTCGAGGGCGCCGACGCGCTCGAGGCTCTCCGCGCGGCCCAGCCGGAGATCGGTTTCGAGAGCATCGACTACAACGCCGAGATCGGCAAGCTGTCGCTCATCGGCGCGGGCATGCGCTCCCACCCGGGCGTCTCGGCGACCTTCTTCAAGGCCCTCTCCGACGCCGGGATCAACATCGACATGATCTCCACCTCGGAGATCCGCATCTCCGTGGTCACCCGCGCGGATCTGCTGGATGACGCCGTGCGCGCGATCCACAAGGCGTTCGAACTGGACGGTGACGCCACCGCCACCGTGTACGGCGGCACCGGCCGCTGA
- the recR gene encoding recombination mediator RecR — protein sequence MYEGAVQELIDELGRLPGIGPKSAQRLAFHILEADAEDMRKLSEAITAVKTRVKFCTICGNVSEQDTCSICRDPRRDASIICVVEESKDVMAVERTRSFRGRYHVLGGAISPIDGIGPEKLRVRELLTRLSDDTVQEIIIATDPNVEGEATATYLIRTLKPIGVNVSRLASGLPVGGDLEYADEATLGRAFAGRLAV from the coding sequence GTGTACGAGGGCGCTGTTCAAGAGCTGATCGACGAGCTCGGACGCCTGCCGGGGATCGGCCCCAAGTCCGCGCAGCGGCTTGCCTTCCACATCCTCGAGGCGGACGCGGAGGACATGCGCAAGCTGTCCGAGGCGATCACCGCGGTGAAGACGCGGGTGAAGTTCTGCACCATCTGCGGCAACGTCTCCGAGCAGGACACGTGCAGCATCTGCCGTGACCCGCGCCGGGACGCGAGCATCATCTGCGTCGTGGAGGAGTCCAAGGATGTCATGGCCGTGGAGCGGACCCGGAGTTTCCGGGGCCGGTACCACGTGCTCGGCGGCGCGATCAGCCCCATCGACGGCATCGGGCCGGAGAAGCTGCGCGTCCGGGAACTCCTCACCCGCCTGTCCGATGACACGGTCCAGGAGATCATCATCGCCACCGATCCCAATGTGGAGGGCGAAGCCACGGCGACGTACCTCATCCGCACCCTGAAGCCCATCGGGGTCAACGTCAGCCGCCTGGCTTCCGGCCTGCCGGTCGGCGGCGATCTGGAATACGCGGACGAGGCCACCCTCGGCCGGGCCTTCGCCGGACGCCTCGCGGTCTGA
- a CDS encoding MarR family winged helix-turn-helix transcriptional regulator — protein MDSNADTDLSLENQLCFALTVASRTVVQAYRPVLEPLGLTHPQYLVMLALWDHNPLSVKEVSAQLLHEPATISPLLRRLEDMGYVRRTPNAQDARALDVELTTEGLALKEKARAVPPAMMRRLKLTREEVMVLNKAMHNLIEAATAED, from the coding sequence GTGGATTCGAATGCAGACACAGACCTCTCACTCGAGAACCAGCTGTGTTTCGCACTCACGGTCGCTTCTCGGACGGTCGTCCAGGCGTACCGCCCAGTGCTGGAACCCCTCGGCCTGACCCACCCGCAGTACCTGGTGATGCTGGCCCTCTGGGACCACAATCCGCTGAGCGTCAAAGAGGTCAGCGCGCAGCTCCTGCACGAGCCCGCCACCATCTCGCCCTTGCTGCGACGGCTGGAGGACATGGGCTACGTCCGGCGCACCCCGAACGCCCAGGACGCCCGCGCGCTCGACGTCGAACTGACCACGGAGGGCCTCGCACTCAAGGAGAAGGCCCGCGCCGTCCCGCCCGCCATGATGCGCCGGCTCAAGCTCACGCGCGAGGAGGTCATGGTGCTGAACAAGGCCATGCACAACCTCATCGAAGCGGCCACCGCGGAGGACTGA
- a CDS encoding GNAT family N-acetyltransferase, translating to MVISGSRLGVQPTPPIAPITTDRLVLRPTESSDAPALERIRGSEETTRYLSHEALDPTQVRERIASDQARAAASTTTVFRHAWAIQLRDSGQVIGEASTWTTRNPPEPGHLEPGQAALGYVLDPAFHRRGYGSEAARALVEWLFTQRDIRTAFAGVFEPNVASQALLRSLGFTPDRWFTAEQDQSGKGLPSIRFRLDRPDPA from the coding sequence ATGGTCATCTCCGGGTCCCGCCTGGGCGTTCAGCCCACACCACCGATCGCCCCCATCACGACGGACCGGCTGGTGCTCCGACCCACCGAGTCCTCCGATGCCCCAGCTCTGGAGAGGATCCGCGGCAGCGAGGAGACCACGCGGTATCTGTCCCACGAGGCACTGGATCCCACCCAGGTACGCGAACGGATCGCCTCCGATCAGGCGCGTGCGGCCGCTTCCACCACCACGGTCTTCAGGCACGCGTGGGCCATCCAGCTGCGGGACTCCGGACAGGTGATCGGAGAGGCCAGCACGTGGACCACCAGGAATCCCCCGGAGCCGGGTCATCTCGAACCCGGCCAGGCGGCTCTCGGCTACGTGCTGGACCCCGCCTTCCACCGTCGGGGGTATGGCAGCGAGGCCGCCCGGGCCCTCGTCGAGTGGCTCTTCACCCAGCGGGACATCCGGACCGCGTTCGCCGGCGTCTTCGAACCGAACGTCGCATCCCAGGCACTGCTGAGGAGCCTCGGATTCACCCCCGACCGCTGGTTCACCGCGGAGCAGGACCAGAGTGGAAAGGGCCTGCCGTCCATCCGCTTCCGCCTGGACCGCCCGGACCCGGCCTGA